A genomic window from Streptomyces sp. MST-110588 includes:
- a CDS encoding glycoside hydrolase family 6 protein, which produces MFLLVGAVLLLPTGCSSSGDGDGGAPSASARQPVIRPSFWVNPDSKAVRQADAYAKKGDSADARLIEKIATRPVAEWIGVDDPQGEARGFTEAAVKAGRQALLVLYNIPHRDCGNYSQGGASDGNAYRAWLDGVLKGIGDRPATVVLEPDALPHVVDACTPARFHEERYALLTEAVGKLKALPHTRVYLDAGNPHWIKDPARMAGPLKRAGIGKADGFALNISNFQTTEENTEYGKRLSALVGGKHFVIDTGRNGNGPAPGGDDPENWCNPPGRALGTPPTTRTGEPLVDAYLWVKRPGESDGTCKGGPKAGEWWPRYALELARNAK; this is translated from the coding sequence GTGTTCCTGTTGGTGGGGGCGGTGCTGCTCCTGCCGACCGGGTGTTCCTCTTCGGGGGACGGCGACGGCGGCGCGCCTTCCGCGTCGGCCCGACAGCCCGTGATCCGGCCGTCGTTCTGGGTCAATCCGGACAGCAAGGCGGTGCGGCAGGCCGATGCGTACGCCAAGAAGGGCGACTCGGCCGACGCCCGGCTGATCGAGAAGATCGCCACCCGGCCCGTCGCCGAATGGATCGGCGTCGACGACCCGCAGGGCGAGGCGCGCGGCTTCACCGAGGCCGCGGTCAAGGCCGGCCGCCAGGCCCTGCTGGTCCTCTACAACATCCCGCACCGCGACTGCGGCAACTACTCGCAAGGCGGCGCCTCGGACGGCAACGCCTACCGGGCCTGGCTCGACGGTGTCCTGAAGGGCATAGGGGACCGTCCCGCCACCGTCGTCCTGGAGCCGGACGCGCTGCCGCACGTGGTGGACGCGTGCACGCCCGCGCGGTTCCATGAGGAGCGGTACGCGCTGCTGACGGAGGCCGTCGGCAAGCTCAAGGCCCTGCCGCACACGAGGGTCTACCTGGACGCGGGCAACCCGCACTGGATCAAGGACCCGGCTCGTATGGCCGGGCCGCTCAAGAGGGCCGGCATCGGCAAGGCCGACGGCTTCGCGCTCAACATATCCAACTTCCAGACGACCGAGGAGAACACGGAGTACGGCAAGCGGCTCTCCGCCCTGGTCGGCGGCAAGCACTTCGTCATCGACACCGGGCGCAACGGCAACGGCCCGGCGCCGGGCGGGGACGACCCGGAGAACTGGTGCAACCCGCCCGGCCGCGCGCTCGGCACGCCGCCCACGACGAGGACCGGCGAGCCGCTGGTGGACGCCTACCTGTGGGTCAAGCGCCCGGGGGAGTCGGACGGGACGTGCAAGGGCGGGCCCAAGGCGGGGGAGTGGTGGCCGCGGTACGCCTTGGAGCTGGCCCGCAATGCCAAGTAG
- a CDS encoding MFS transporter, which yields MTQAGSAADGTTRSGTDGRGGGSGRGGGNGAGGENGAGGGTESRTGGVQIWLLALGMFAIGTDLFVVSGLLPALGADLGLSASAAGQTVTAFALTYAVAAPVLAGLTARADRRTLLIGVLVLFACGNALSACAPDFGVLLLSRVVAGAAAALFSATASSAAARLAAPERRGRALALVYAGMTCAIALGVPLGNAIGALSSWRFAFGFVAVLPLLTALGLAACLPPLPGLTASSSAASAAASAPAAASAPAAPAAPASFAARVGAVRIRRAPTSLLTTALWIVGTFVVYTYLGTLLETIGRVDATDRTWLLLCFGLGSLTGILGGGRLADRVRPDAALPVTTGLLALVLAGLGPALHSVTGAAVGLALWGAVHWASFPLIQHRLLAIGGDHGDMLLALNNSAVYLGQTVAAAAGGLLMGAGLRTSLPLFGAGCELLAALVLTAAAIRTARSRTEGRTEVRTNIRTDVRTKTRTEEAGRKA from the coding sequence ATGACTCAGGCGGGCTCGGCGGCGGACGGCACGACCCGGAGCGGTACGGACGGCAGGGGCGGCGGGAGCGGCAGAGGCGGCGGGAACGGCGCAGGCGGCGAGAACGGCGCGGGCGGCGGTACCGAGAGTCGTACGGGCGGCGTCCAGATCTGGCTGCTCGCCCTGGGCATGTTCGCGATCGGAACCGACCTCTTCGTCGTCTCGGGCCTGCTGCCGGCGCTCGGCGCCGACCTGGGGCTGTCGGCCTCGGCCGCGGGCCAGACCGTCACCGCCTTCGCACTGACCTACGCCGTCGCGGCCCCGGTCCTGGCCGGGCTGACCGCCCGGGCCGACCGGCGGACCCTGCTGATCGGCGTACTGGTCCTCTTCGCGTGCGGAAACGCCCTGTCGGCCTGCGCCCCGGACTTCGGTGTGCTGCTGCTGAGCCGGGTCGTCGCGGGCGCGGCGGCTGCGCTGTTCTCCGCCACCGCGTCCTCGGCCGCCGCCCGGCTGGCCGCCCCCGAGCGCCGGGGCCGGGCGCTGGCGCTCGTGTACGCGGGCATGACCTGCGCCATCGCCCTGGGCGTCCCGCTGGGCAACGCGATCGGCGCGCTCAGCTCCTGGCGCTTCGCCTTCGGCTTCGTCGCCGTGCTGCCGCTGCTCACCGCGCTCGGGCTGGCGGCCTGCCTGCCGCCCCTGCCCGGCCTGACCGCCTCGTCCTCGGCGGCATCGGCGGCGGCGTCAGCCCCGGCGGCGGCGTCGGCCCCGGCGGCTCCGGCCGCCCCGGCGTCTTTCGCTGCCCGCGTCGGGGCCGTACGCATCCGCCGGGCGCCCACCTCGCTGCTGACCACCGCCCTGTGGATCGTCGGGACCTTCGTCGTCTACACCTACCTGGGCACCCTGCTGGAGACCATCGGCCGGGTGGACGCCACGGACCGGACCTGGCTGCTGCTCTGCTTCGGGCTGGGCAGTCTCACCGGAATCCTGGGCGGCGGACGGCTCGCCGACCGCGTACGGCCGGACGCGGCCCTGCCCGTGACCACCGGACTGCTCGCGCTCGTCCTGGCCGGTCTCGGCCCGGCCCTGCACTCCGTCACCGGCGCGGCGGTGGGCCTGGCGCTCTGGGGTGCCGTGCACTGGGCGAGCTTCCCGCTCATCCAGCACCGGCTGCTGGCCATCGGCGGCGACCACGGGGACATGCTGCTGGCGCTGAACAACAGCGCCGTCTATCTGGGGCAGACGGTGGCCGCGGCAGCCGGCGGGTTGCTCATGGGCGCGGGACTGCGTACGTCACTGCCGCTGTTCGGGGCCGGCTGCGAGCTGCTCGCCGCGCTGGTGCTCACCGCCGCCGCGATCCGTACCGCGCGCAGCCGTACGGAGGGCCGTACGGAAGTCCGTACCAACATCCGTACCGACGTCCGTACGAAGACGCGTACTGAAGAGGCGGGACGAAAAGCGTGA
- a CDS encoding ABATE domain-containing protein translates to MGERQRQRSRWVWYGGRLSIDFVNTLRDRFAGGRELLCAPEDLAAWCEAAGLTGEGRIAVDERALMAARELREAVDAGVVAVVREQPFPPAAVRTLNDWLAHDPGEPPRLELADGVPVLRSEPPATEWAGALHRIAADAAEILGGDGRARLRICDGVGCSARFVDKSVGRRRRWCQMATCGNRAKAAQFRRSATAGGASPA, encoded by the coding sequence ATGGGTGAACGGCAACGGCAGCGATCACGCTGGGTCTGGTACGGCGGGCGGCTGAGCATCGACTTCGTCAACACGCTCCGGGACAGGTTCGCGGGCGGCCGGGAGCTGTTGTGCGCGCCCGAGGACCTCGCGGCGTGGTGCGAGGCCGCCGGGCTGACCGGCGAGGGGCGTATCGCCGTGGACGAGCGGGCGCTCATGGCGGCCCGGGAGCTGCGCGAGGCCGTGGACGCGGGTGTGGTGGCGGTGGTGCGCGAGCAGCCGTTCCCGCCCGCCGCGGTCCGTACGCTCAACGACTGGCTCGCCCATGACCCCGGGGAGCCGCCGCGCCTCGAACTGGCGGACGGCGTGCCGGTGCTGCGGTCCGAGCCCCCGGCGACGGAGTGGGCCGGCGCGCTGCACCGGATCGCCGCCGACGCCGCCGAGATCCTGGGCGGGGACGGCCGCGCACGGCTGCGGATCTGTGACGGGGTGGGGTGCAGCGCCCGGTTCGTCGACAAATCGGTTGGCCGGCGCCGCCGTTGGTGTCAGATGGCGACCTGCGGCAACCGCGCCAAGGCGGCGCAGTTCCGCCGCTCCGCCACGGCCGGCGGTGCCTCGCCCGCCTGA
- a CDS encoding kelch motif-containing protein, with protein sequence MKYRPSRRTRRLAIGAAVVVALAGMNGPALFGFASERYHQYKINQPEYKARNGHWDVVDVPRAYRINTIHAALLHTGKVLLVAGSGNNAANFRAKSFRSVLWDPRRNTFKDIPTPKDLFCSGHTQLPDGNLLVAGGTQRYEKLGGDVKKAGGLMIVYNEDPDAPRTFPAGTLFTGRQNGKTFVSKDPVLVPRAKKTVDRVTGKVKVTHSESRVYVEALRQGRSYSTGSQDNYRIHGLTGEDARNFYGIAQKLSFDKKDFQGIKDAYEFDPVAERYLRVDPMNEARWYPTLTTLEDGRVLSVSGLDDIGQVVPGKNEIFDPRTKKWSYLPGRRFFPTYPALFLTDRGRVFYTGSNAGYGPDNVGRVPGIWDLKTNRFQVVPGISDPKILETSMSVLLPPAQQQRYMVLGGGGVGEDPKATAKTRIVDLHAPTPRYKDGPDLYAKARYPSSVILPDDTVLTTNGSGDYRGRGDSNVLAAELYDPKAGTARPVADPLVGRNYHSGALLLPDGRVMTFGSDSLYADKDNTKPGTFQQEIDLYTPPYLFRDSRPKLTATGTAGTGTAGTGTETARSGTGTATGPRTVRLGGKVTYTYTPGGGAAPAQPGREPNPKPAKMRLIRPSSFTHVTNIEQRSIALGFTTSKNGRVTITLPKDPSLVPPGWYMVNAVDDRGTPSEAVWLKVPVADVTGP encoded by the coding sequence ATGAAGTACCGTCCCAGCCGCCGCACCCGCAGGCTCGCGATAGGCGCGGCCGTGGTGGTCGCGCTGGCCGGGATGAACGGCCCGGCCCTGTTCGGCTTCGCCTCGGAGCGCTACCACCAGTACAAGATCAACCAGCCGGAGTACAAGGCGCGCAACGGCCACTGGGACGTGGTCGACGTGCCGCGGGCGTACCGGATCAACACCATCCACGCGGCGCTGCTGCACACCGGCAAGGTGCTGCTGGTCGCCGGCTCGGGCAACAACGCCGCCAACTTCCGGGCGAAGTCCTTCCGCAGCGTCCTGTGGGACCCGCGCAGGAACACCTTCAAGGACATCCCCACCCCCAAGGACCTTTTCTGCTCGGGGCACACCCAGTTGCCGGACGGCAACCTGCTGGTGGCGGGCGGCACCCAGCGCTACGAGAAGCTCGGCGGCGACGTGAAGAAGGCCGGCGGGCTGATGATCGTCTACAACGAGGACCCGGACGCGCCCAGGACCTTCCCGGCCGGGACGCTGTTCACCGGCAGGCAGAACGGCAAGACGTTCGTCTCCAAGGACCCGGTGCTGGTGCCGCGCGCGAAGAAGACCGTCGACCGGGTGACGGGGAAGGTCAAGGTCACCCACAGCGAGTCCCGCGTCTACGTGGAGGCGCTGCGCCAGGGCCGCTCGTACTCCACCGGCTCCCAGGACAACTACCGCATCCACGGCCTGACCGGCGAGGACGCCCGTAACTTCTACGGCATCGCGCAGAAACTGTCCTTCGACAAGAAGGACTTCCAGGGCATCAAGGACGCCTACGAGTTCGACCCGGTGGCCGAACGCTATCTGAGGGTCGATCCGATGAACGAGGCCCGCTGGTATCCGACGCTGACCACTCTTGAGGACGGCAGGGTCCTGTCGGTCTCCGGACTGGACGACATCGGCCAGGTCGTCCCGGGCAAGAACGAGATCTTCGACCCGAGGACGAAGAAGTGGAGCTATCTGCCCGGGCGGCGTTTCTTCCCCACCTATCCGGCCCTCTTCCTGACCGACAGGGGCCGGGTCTTCTACACGGGTTCCAACGCCGGTTACGGGCCGGACAACGTGGGCCGCGTCCCGGGGATCTGGGACCTGAAGACCAACCGGTTCCAGGTCGTACCGGGCATCAGCGACCCCAAGATCCTGGAGACCTCGATGTCCGTACTGCTGCCGCCCGCGCAGCAGCAGCGGTACATGGTGCTCGGCGGCGGCGGGGTCGGCGAGGACCCCAAGGCCACGGCCAAGACCCGGATCGTGGATCTGCACGCCCCCACGCCGCGCTACAAGGACGGCCCCGACCTGTACGCCAAGGCCCGCTACCCGAGCAGCGTGATCCTGCCGGACGACACGGTCCTGACCACCAACGGGTCGGGCGACTACCGGGGACGCGGCGACAGCAACGTCCTGGCGGCGGAGCTGTACGACCCGAAGGCGGGCACCGCCCGGCCCGTCGCCGACCCACTGGTGGGCCGCAACTACCACTCCGGGGCGCTGCTGCTGCCGGACGGCCGGGTCATGACGTTCGGTTCCGACTCGCTCTACGCCGACAAGGACAACACCAAGCCGGGCACCTTCCAGCAGGAGATCGACCTCTACACGCCGCCGTACCTCTTCCGGGACTCCCGGCCGAAGCTGACGGCGACAGGGACGGCGGGAACGGGGACAGCGGGAACGGGAACGGAAACGGCGCGATCGGGAACAGGTACGGCGACGGGGCCGCGGACCGTACGGCTGGGCGGCAAGGTGACGTACACCTACACGCCCGGGGGCGGCGCGGCACCCGCGCAGCCGGGTCGGGAACCGAATCCGAAACCGGCGAAGATGCGGCTGATCCGCCCCAGTTCGTTTACACACGTGACCAATATCGAACAGCGGTCGATCGCACTGGGCTTCACGACGTCCAAGAACGGTCGCGTCACGATCACCCTGCCCAAGGACCCCTCGCTGGTGCCGCCCGGCTGGTACATGGTCAACGCCGTGGACGACCGGGGAACGCCGTCCGAGGCGGTGTGGCTGAAGGTGCCGGTCGCGGACGTCACGGGGCCATGA
- a CDS encoding cellulose synthase catalytic subunit, with translation MTSPPTGARQPHQYEYDPSATTRLRVPRQHRQRRPQRGPLPRYDYEHYSRLAGPLTEPDPDRPYKVRYRSLLADEPHRIRAALLLGAAPLVSLGLLAWLMQPAHWTRRDHASDTLLVLDVIMLVSIGLIEFFRTMNVLSNAHATLVARDPVPVVPESGTRVAFLTSFVPGKEPLEMVTRTLEAAVKLRHRGLLHIWLLDEGDDPDVRQVCARLGVHHFTRKGIPQWNREKGPHRARTKHGNYNAWLQAHGDAYDYFASVDTDHVPLPNYLERMLGFFRDPDIGFVIGPQVYGNYDTFVTKAAESQQFLFHALIQRAGNRYGAPMFVGTSNAVRIKALQQIGGLYDSITEDMATGFEMHRHRNPDTGRKWRSVYTPDVLAVGEGPTAWTDFFTQQLRWSRGTYETILKQFWKAPFTLPPGKFFNYTMMVIFYPMSALNWILAALSCALFLGLGASGVQIDPAVWMMLYGNASALQIGLYVWNRRHNVSPHEPEGSGGVAGMVMSALSAPIYARSLFDAALRRKSRFVVTPKGDSSSPDTLFGTFRIHLFFIVVFGGSLVSSFVFGHSHPAMITWASLALLITAAPIVAWRWTLRRERRERRGRRGRGDSGDGRRTQPAPPGPGPSEPAPSAPDPGPAPVLGQRPAPHPSWAAPGDADRMADQITRTALEGRHT, from the coding sequence ATGACGTCGCCGCCTACCGGCGCCCGGCAGCCGCACCAGTACGAATACGACCCGTCCGCGACGACGCGCCTGCGGGTACCGCGCCAGCACCGGCAGCGGCGGCCCCAGCGGGGGCCGCTGCCGCGCTACGACTACGAGCACTACAGCAGACTCGCCGGTCCGCTCACCGAGCCCGACCCGGACCGCCCCTACAAGGTCCGTTACCGGAGCCTGCTGGCCGACGAGCCGCACCGCATACGCGCGGCGCTGCTCCTCGGCGCCGCTCCCCTGGTCTCCCTCGGCCTGCTGGCCTGGCTGATGCAGCCCGCCCACTGGACCAGGCGCGACCACGCCTCGGACACCTTGCTCGTACTTGACGTCATCATGCTCGTCTCGATCGGCCTGATCGAGTTCTTCCGTACGATGAACGTCCTGTCCAACGCCCATGCCACGCTCGTCGCCCGCGACCCCGTACCGGTCGTCCCCGAGAGCGGCACCCGTGTCGCCTTCCTCACCTCCTTCGTCCCGGGCAAGGAGCCCCTGGAGATGGTGACCAGGACGCTGGAGGCCGCGGTCAAACTGCGGCACCGCGGCCTGCTGCACATCTGGCTGCTGGACGAGGGCGACGACCCGGACGTCAGGCAGGTCTGCGCGCGCCTGGGCGTCCACCACTTCACCCGTAAGGGCATCCCGCAGTGGAACCGCGAGAAGGGCCCGCACCGCGCCAGAACCAAGCACGGCAACTACAACGCCTGGCTCCAGGCGCACGGCGACGCCTATGACTACTTCGCGTCCGTGGACACCGACCACGTACCGCTGCCCAACTACCTGGAGCGGATGCTCGGCTTCTTCCGCGACCCGGACATCGGCTTCGTCATCGGCCCCCAGGTCTACGGCAACTACGACACGTTCGTCACCAAGGCCGCCGAGTCGCAGCAGTTCCTCTTCCACGCCCTGATCCAGCGGGCCGGCAACCGCTACGGCGCGCCCATGTTCGTCGGCACCTCCAACGCCGTACGCATCAAGGCCCTGCAGCAGATCGGCGGGCTGTACGACTCGATCACCGAGGACATGGCGACGGGTTTCGAGATGCACCGCCACCGCAACCCGGACACCGGCCGCAAATGGCGCTCGGTCTACACCCCGGACGTGCTGGCCGTCGGCGAGGGCCCCACCGCCTGGACGGACTTCTTCACCCAGCAACTGCGCTGGTCACGCGGTACGTACGAGACCATACTCAAACAGTTCTGGAAGGCGCCCTTCACACTGCCGCCGGGCAAGTTCTTCAACTACACCATGATGGTCATCTTTTATCCGATGTCCGCCCTCAACTGGATCCTGGCCGCGCTGAGTTGCGCACTGTTCCTGGGACTTGGCGCATCCGGCGTACAGATCGACCCGGCGGTGTGGATGATGCTGTACGGTAACGCATCCGCGCTCCAGATCGGCCTGTACGTATGGAACCGCCGGCACAACGTCTCGCCCCACGAACCCGAGGGCTCCGGCGGTGTGGCCGGCATGGTGATGTCGGCGCTGTCCGCACCGATCTACGCGCGCTCGCTCTTCGACGCCGCGCTGCGCCGCAAGAGCAGGTTCGTGGTGACACCCAAGGGCGACTCCTCCAGTCCCGACACGCTCTTCGGCACCTTCCGGATCCACCTCTTCTTCATCGTGGTCTTCGGCGGCTCCCTGGTCTCGTCCTTCGTCTTCGGCCACAGCCACCCGGCGATGATCACTTGGGCCTCGCTGGCGCTGCTGATCACGGCGGCACCGATCGTCGCCTGGCGCTGGACGCTGCGGCGGGAGCGAAGGGAGCGGCGGGGTCGGCGCGGCAGGGGGGACAGCGGGGACGGGCGGCGGACGCAGCCGGCACCTCCGGGCCCGGGCCCTTCGGAACCGGCCCCTTCGGCTCCGGACCCGGGCCCGGCCCCGGTCCTGGGGCAGCGGCCCGCGCCGCACCCCAGTTGGGCCGCGCCCGGCGACGCCGATCGTATGGCCGACCAGATCACACGGACCGCTCTTGAAGGACGTCACACATGA
- a CDS encoding FadR/GntR family transcriptional regulator: MARDIQERIKKLIIDRRLPSGASLPTETELMELLGVSRNSVREALKALQAMGIVEIRHGFGTYVGPMSMAPMTEGLAFRTVAGHLRGEDSLRQLLELREAVETGLIARLAGQVPAADLAELETIVARMAREAERGSVEAETDRAFHAALYRGLDNLLLSEVLDAFWDAFHRVRTDLADLRTDPKVTHRQHREILDAVRAGDALRAERAVRDHFDNIRQRLRS; the protein is encoded by the coding sequence ATGGCGCGTGACATCCAGGAGCGGATCAAGAAGCTGATCATCGACCGGCGGCTGCCCTCCGGCGCCTCGCTGCCCACCGAGACGGAGCTGATGGAGCTTCTCGGGGTCAGCCGGAACTCCGTACGCGAGGCCCTCAAGGCGCTCCAGGCGATGGGCATCGTGGAGATCCGGCACGGCTTCGGCACGTACGTCGGGCCGATGTCGATGGCCCCGATGACCGAGGGCCTGGCCTTCCGTACGGTCGCGGGCCACCTGCGCGGCGAGGACAGCCTGCGCCAGCTCCTGGAGCTGCGCGAGGCCGTGGAGACCGGCCTGATAGCGCGGCTGGCCGGGCAGGTGCCGGCGGCGGACCTCGCCGAGCTGGAGACGATCGTGGCGCGGATGGCGCGGGAGGCCGAGCGCGGGTCGGTGGAGGCGGAGACCGACCGGGCCTTCCATGCCGCGCTCTACCGTGGCCTGGACAACCTCCTGTTGAGCGAGGTGCTGGACGCCTTCTGGGACGCCTTCCACCGCGTACGGACGGATTTGGCGGATCTGCGTACGGACCCGAAGGTCACCCACCGCCAGCACCGGGAAATCCTGGACGCGGTGCGCGCCGGCGACGCTTTGCGCGCGGAGCGGGCGGTCCGCGACCACTTTGACAACATCCGCCAAAGGCTGCGCAGTTGA
- a CDS encoding lytic polysaccharide monooxygenase auxiliary activity family 9 protein codes for MRKKLSAAVVGLGIAGVSLLATGSASGHGYSDAPPSRQSLCAKGTVKDCGPIQYEPQSVEGPKGFPAAGPADGKICSGGNAVFRQLDDPRGGDWPTTALTAGQGYTFTWRITARHATTDFRYYVTKDGYDPSKPLTRADLEPEPFMTVPMGGLRPGETVRHQGTVPTLKSGHHIILGVWNIADTGNAFYACSDVDIS; via the coding sequence ATGCGTAAAAAGCTCAGCGCTGCCGTGGTCGGCCTCGGCATCGCCGGCGTCTCCCTGCTGGCCACCGGAAGCGCCTCCGGCCACGGCTACAGTGACGCGCCCCCCAGCCGCCAGTCGCTGTGCGCCAAGGGCACGGTCAAGGACTGCGGCCCCATCCAGTACGAGCCGCAGAGCGTCGAGGGCCCCAAGGGCTTCCCCGCCGCCGGGCCCGCCGACGGAAAGATCTGCTCGGGCGGCAACGCCGTCTTCCGTCAGCTCGACGACCCGCGGGGCGGTGACTGGCCCACCACTGCGCTCACCGCGGGCCAGGGCTACACCTTCACCTGGCGGATCACCGCCCGCCACGCCACCACGGACTTCCGCTACTACGTCACCAAGGACGGCTACGACCCGAGCAAGCCGCTCACCAGGGCGGACCTGGAACCCGAGCCGTTCATGACGGTACCGATGGGCGGGCTGAGGCCCGGCGAGACGGTGCGGCACCAGGGCACCGTCCCGACCCTGAAGTCCGGCCACCACATCATCCTGGGCGTATGGAACATCGCCGACACCGGCAACGCCTTCTACGCCTGCTCCGACGTCGACATCTCCTGA
- a CDS encoding lytic polysaccharide monooxygenase, whose product MRKKISAAVVGLGVIGVSVLATSSASGHGYTDSPISRQKLCANKTVKNCGEIQYEPQSVEGPKGFPSGGPADGRICAGGNSRFSQLDDPRGGQWPATRVSPGSYTFTWRFTAPHATTDFKYYMTRNGYDPSRPVTRADLDLNPFLTVPYNGQRPPTTLSHQGTLPARSGKHLIVAVWTIADTGNAFYACSDVQY is encoded by the coding sequence ATGCGAAAGAAGATCAGCGCGGCCGTCGTCGGCCTCGGCGTCATCGGCGTGTCCGTCCTCGCCACGAGCAGCGCCTCCGGCCACGGCTACACCGACTCCCCCATCAGCCGGCAGAAGCTGTGCGCCAACAAGACCGTGAAGAACTGCGGCGAGATCCAGTACGAGCCGCAGAGCGTGGAGGGCCCCAAGGGCTTCCCGTCCGGCGGACCGGCCGACGGCCGGATCTGCGCCGGCGGCAACAGCCGTTTCTCCCAGTTGGACGACCCGCGCGGCGGCCAGTGGCCGGCGACCCGGGTGAGCCCCGGCTCGTACACGTTCACCTGGCGCTTCACGGCCCCGCACGCCACCACGGACTTCAAGTACTACATGACCAGGAACGGCTACGACCCCAGCCGCCCGGTCACCCGCGCCGACCTGGACCTCAACCCGTTCCTGACCGTCCCCTACAACGGCCAGCGGCCACCGACCACCCTCTCGCACCAGGGCACCCTGCCGGCCCGGTCGGGCAAACACCTGATCGTCGCCGTATGGACGATCGCCGACACCGGTAACGCGTTCTACGCCTGCTCGGACGTCCAGTACTGA
- a CDS encoding IclR family transcriptional regulator C-terminal domain-containing protein — MALKPEPTAPFHSVQYALRVLETISRHAGGVTDVQVARETGLPTGHLTHMLSMLRHEGYVAQLSDGAYVVGESLLLLGTGGDREEALRGKLQQTLVELRDSVGAAVYISRYIDGEVKILHYADGPRAPKVNEWAEFRRTAHASAVGKCLLAQLDYDGRMDHLSRHKTARLTSRTITNEKVLFHKLDSQPPTVPMLDLQEYAVGTVCAAVPITAGATVGCLALSMPLENAHRLRQAADALNRRAAPVLLSLTL, encoded by the coding sequence GTGGCGCTGAAGCCCGAGCCGACCGCGCCGTTCCACTCGGTGCAGTACGCCCTTCGCGTGCTCGAAACGATCTCCAGGCACGCCGGCGGCGTGACCGACGTACAGGTCGCACGGGAAACCGGCCTGCCCACCGGCCACCTCACCCACATGCTGTCCATGCTGCGCCACGAGGGCTACGTGGCCCAGCTCTCCGACGGCGCGTACGTCGTCGGGGAGTCGCTGCTCCTGCTCGGCACGGGCGGCGACCGGGAGGAGGCGCTGCGCGGCAAGCTCCAGCAGACGCTCGTGGAACTGCGCGATTCCGTGGGTGCGGCGGTCTACATCAGCCGGTACATCGACGGCGAGGTGAAGATCCTTCACTACGCCGACGGCCCCCGCGCGCCCAAGGTCAACGAATGGGCCGAGTTCCGCCGCACGGCACATGCCAGCGCGGTCGGCAAGTGCCTGCTCGCCCAGTTGGACTACGACGGCCGCATGGACCACCTCTCGCGCCACAAGACCGCCCGGCTCACGTCCCGGACGATCACCAACGAGAAGGTGCTCTTCCACAAGCTCGACAGCCAGCCGCCCACGGTCCCCATGCTGGACCTCCAGGAGTACGCCGTGGGCACGGTCTGCGCGGCCGTCCCGATCACGGCCGGTGCGACGGTCGGCTGCCTGGCCCTGTCCATGCCCCTGGAGAACGCCCACCGCCTGCGCCAGGCTGCCGACGCCCTCAACCGGAGGGCGGCCCCGGTCCTGCTCTCACTGACCCTCTGA